TTGGCTCAAATACCCCATAAACTCCGGAGCCGCCGATGATCCCTATCTTCGGCATTTGACATCACCAAGATAGAAAAATCTTGAAGAAATATTTAAGGGTTGTCTCCCTCGGACACCAAAGTGCCAACCTGAAGAATGTTAAATAAAAACTCATTTTGGGTACCTCCCTTTTTGTATCTTTTCAATTAATTCTAATAATTCTAAATGCGTCTTCCAAGAAGCTTTTGGCATGACTCTAAGCATAATCGACGGCTCAGATTCAAGCTCTTCGATTTTATCTAATAATAAGTATTCAATGATACCATCTTCAAGAGAAAAGCCTTTTTCCGCAGATGAACGAATCCAAACGCCATACTGTAGTGTTATAAGGTTTATAGCATTTATGTAGTCCCAAACTTTTTTATCATCACTTGGTTTTACTCCTGATTTGAGATCATGTATTATAAGGTTGTGAAGACGAATAAGATGCGATAGAAGTACGCCAATTGTTGTTATATGAGTTTCTAATACTTCATTTAAAGCTTGTCTTAAACTCTCTTTTAGCTCTTTTAGCATTTCTGCAATCGCAATACTAATTGCTATAGACGACTTTGAGCTATTTATATCTTCAATTCTTCTTCTAAGTTCAGTCTTTAATTTTTGTATATCTTCGATCTTTTTTGGATCTTCTTTTTCCAGTTTCTTCTCAGCATGTTCAAGTTCTTTGAAATGGTATAGCAATTCTCTTGCAGCTTTTATAATCTCTTCATCCTGCTCAGAATTTACGTAAGTTTTCAGGATTTCTAAAATGTAATCTACATACATCTCAACCCTATCAATGGGCTCTCTAAGACGTTTTAGTCCGATAGATTTCTCGGGATTTACTATTTCCTCTTTTCTATATAAAAAGAGATTTACGAAATACTCTTCAGGTTTTTGCCTGAGTTTCTCTTTAATCGCACTTATCATTTCGTCTTTTGACTCCATACAAAGTCACCCATTATTTCTTTTTGTAAAGAGAATATATAATATTATCGTTAACAGTCCGTCGTATACTCCTATATCCATGAGATGCAAGCAATTTTTCTAGTTGTGAACTTACTTTATCTCGATAACCTACTATTATCATTGTATTATCTTTATAAAAATTTTTAGTAGCATTAACCGAAGGCGCGCGTTCAACAACTAAATAGCCTATTTGACCTTCTGGAATTTCCACAAGGGCATGTATACCTTGTTTCTTCCTAATTCTATACCAAAAGTCGTATTTATACCCTAGTTCCCATCGGGTTGTTAGATTTATATGCATTTAAATTTTTTGGTTGATTGGGGATTGTTATGGACTTCCAGAAGGAAATCCTGATCATAAAATCCGAAATTTGCCCGATAGTCAGCAAACACTACCCGAAAAACACCCGTAGGGAAGTAATCAGCCTCTACGCGTAACGCGCAATACTGACACACTTACACTTTAACGGAGTTTACAAACACGCTTACAGGGTTTTAATTGAGGAAATGAAGCTGTTCCCCAAAATCAGGTACAACAAACTGACAGAACGCTTGAACAGGCACGAAAAACTCCTGCTCCTAGCGCAGGAAGAATTATTCAGAAAACACGCCAGGGAATACGTCAGAATAATCGACTCGAAGCCAGTTGAGACTAAAGAGCTGGCCAGAAAAAACAGGAAAGGGAAGGTAGGTTCTTCAGAAGTCATAACTGAAAAGCCCGCAGTTGGGTTTGTTCCATCTAAAAAAGTTCTACTATGGGTACAAGCTGATTTGTTACTCTGATGGGAATTTGCTGGCTTTGCTGTCTGTTGATCCGGCGAACGAGCATGATGTGAGCGTTGTCAGGGAAAAGTTCTGGGTGATTGTTGAAAAGTTTACTGGCTGTTTTCTGTTTTTGGATAAGGGGTATGTCAGCAGGAGCTCGGGGGAATTCCTGAAGTTTGGCGTTGTTTACACGCCGGTAAAGCGGGAGAGTCAGATTGGTAGTCTGGGGGAGAGGAAGTTTTACAAGTACCTGTCTGATTTTCGCAGGCGGATTGAGACTTTGTTTTCGAAGTTTTCTGAGTTTCTTCTGAAACCGGGCAGGAGTGTTAGTTTGAGGGGTTTGGCTGTTAGGATTTTAGGGGCGATTCTGGCCGTGAATCTGGACAGATTATACAACTTTACAGGTGGTGGGAACTAGGGTAAAATTCATTACTCAGCTTCTCCTGTTTGGAGCATCTTGCTTCCAAATATCTCCATCCCCCGTTGCCGAGAAAATTATGGACAAAACTATTAAGTCTTCTGCCCAGTATTAATCCTTGGTGACATCTATGAGCAAACTGATGGTTTACGTATGTGGGAATGGAGAAAGAGAGTACTGGAAGCATGCATACAAGGCTGAAGAGCTAATACTCAAACTTTCTGAGTCGCCCATAAGCATGGAAAACGCTTTGCAGCTGGTAGATAAGGAATCCTTGAATTACTTCCTTTGAGAGAGCTTCTTAAAAGAAGAAAGTGGGCAGATTAAGCTCAACTTCTGCTTTACACCATGGGAAGACGTTTTGAAACTTAGGGAGATTGGAGTTAAATATGGAGAAGCCTTAGCAGAATATTTAATTAAAAACTTTAAGTGGGTAGATGATGACCTGAAAAGATTGAACTGTTTGAGATACTCAAAGCTAGAATACCTCCGTTTTGCTGTTGTTGGTTGCTACGCCTTAGATTTGAAGTTCCTAACCATGCTGGAAAATGAATGGGGCGAAAAGAGGAAGTTCATTCCTTATGCCCGTGAAATTAGAGGTGACTGGGGAAAGATTGCAAAGGACTTTTACTGGGGCTGTCATTCGGCAAAGTTTGGAAATTACATGTTCTACTCCTTTGGTAATCACACTGGCTCAAGAAACGCTTTTCCCGACTTAGTCTGGTCTGGAAAAGCAGAGGAAGATGAAGCAGAAGCTTTAGGCAGGGCACTCGAAGAATTCCACAAAAGTGGAAAAACAAGTGAAATTTTAGAAAAATACGAATATGTTGGAGTTCCGTTCTTTGATAGAGATGATGGGAAGATAGCGTGGGAAGTTGCTAGTAGAGTTGCAAGCGAAGTAAAAAGACTTGTGACTGAAGTGGAAGAGCTGAAAGAAAATTTAAGCAAATTGAGAGCAAGCCAGTGGTGTTCTTTTGAAGAACTGTTCATTGAAGCTTGGCACTGGATTTTTGGATGGACAAACAACGTTTTAATTAAGGAAGACTATTTTGCAGAGCCCGAAGAAAGTGGAGATGGGGGGAGGTACGTTAAGTGGGTGTCCTTTAGTGCATAAGATTCGCAATCTCCACAATTCTCTTTGCTAAATAATCAACCAGCATTTGAGTTTTTGAGTTATTTATGGTTTCCCCTTTTTTTTTTGATATCCCGGCACAATAACGGCACCAGCAATTATAGCTTGAGCATCTAAGATTAGCGAAGATGTTAGAGTACAGAGAGCTTTTACACCGCCTAAGTTTGAAACAATCAACAGAGCCACGACTTTATTTTTTAAATAGTTCTCAAGAAAATCACGCTCCAACAAAGCCTTCAGCTTAGAAGGAACGTCCATATTGTAAGTTGGCGTTCCGATGACTATTACATCAGCACTTTTCAACACTTCAAAGAGCTTTACTCTCTCATCAAGGGCATCGACTTTGCATGCATTCTCTCTTAAGCATTCAGCACTGCAGAGCTCACCACATGCTTTTATATCGAAATCGTAAAGGTGTATTATCTCTTTTTGCCAATTTGTTGATAGTTTCTCTAAAAGTAAAGAGATGGCTTTTGATGTGTTTCCTTCCTTTCGGGAAGAGCAACAAAGAGCGATGAGTTTCATATTTTATTTCCTCCTTTTTTACTTGTTTTCATCAATTCCTCCCCTCCAATAATGATTATCAGGATTAAGTTAAAATCCATATGCTCTATGGATATACCTCCGAAAATTGAGAACTAACAGCCAAAGTATGAACACAGCAATCCATACTCGCTTCATTTCCTAATCCCCCTCTTTTGGAAAGGTAAAGTGTGCTGAAGTGAAAATACACCTAACCGTGCTCCGCTCCTTAACCACTTCAGGCTCCTTTTTGAGATCTTTTTTAAAGAGGACTGTCAGTGAAAGTTTTGAAATTTTCCCACTTTTCAATTATGGATCTCATAATATCCCTTTCTTTAAAAGCTCAATTCTCATATGCTTTTTCCTTCACTTTTGACCACACCCGCCACAAAAATTCTATCACTGAATTTTTTTAACAACTTGAACCCACCCATTCTCCCAGAGATCTTTTCTCCAAAGAAGCTCCCCCTCTTTACTTATTTTTATCAGAATTGCCTTTCCATCAAGTTCTCCACCTGCTAAGCAACGTAGAACTCCCTATCATGTTCGCCAGCTAAAAGAATTCCCTTCTCAGCGCTGACGACATCGAAGATCACACCATTGACAAGAGCTTTCTTTTCTAAGACTTCACTCTCGTTATTGACCTGTATGAGATTAATCTTCCAGCCATTCTCATCTTTGGAGCTTCCGATCAGCATAATACTGTCATTCATCGGCAAAATCCAGTACTTCCTCTCCCAGATTTTGTCCCCATTTTCGTCCACCTTTGTAGGCCTTCGACTACTATTGAATGTCCCTCCTAGTCATCTTTGCCGCCATAAAATTTAACCCATTTAAGATCTCCCCTTCCTGTTCAGCTTGAGAGGTACGATTTTGTAGTGTTCACCGATGATCATGGCACCCCTGTTGACAGCTACTCCAGCAGTAAGAACGGTCTCCTTTTCGAATTTGTAGGACCACATGTCTCTATCCAAAATTACACAATTTAAAACAGTTTAAAAGCTTTTATTAATGAAGTGTGTGGTTCAAGGCACATATTCTTCCAGAGTTGTTTTTCCCAGAGGGTTTCGCTGGAAGTTTCTAGGGATGCAGTACTTTTATGTTTCATCTTCAGTTAGCCTTTTTGCTGCTCTCTAAAGAGTTCACGATACCTCTGGCACGACTGAAGCAACTCATTGTGCCGTCCTCTGCATGTCACCATGCCCCCGTCAAGCACCCATATCTCTTCCATTTCCCTGACGGTTGAAAGTCTATGAGAGATGACCACCACCGTCATATCCATCATCTTGAGCCTCTCTAGGATTTTTGCTTCAGTTTCCGAGTCTATGCCCGAAGTTGCCTCGTCTAGGATAAGTATTTTCGGTCTTCTAACCAATGCTCTTGCCAGAGCAATTCGTTGCTTCTGCCCGAGTGAAAGGTTCTTGCCGCCTTCTTCAATTAGAGTGTTCATATCAATGCCCCCAAGCTCAACGAGCTCAAGCAATTTTGCAATATCATTGTCATTAACGTTCATGCCCAGAGCAATGTTTTCCTTAACAGTCCCTGTAAAGAGATGGGGGGAAGAGGGTATATATATGAGAGAATTACCTAAAATGGAAGATGGATGACAGCCTCCTATGCTCACAGTGCCCTTTGTTGGGCTTAGTATTCCTGCAAGAAGCATGGCTAATGTTGTTTTTCCAACACCTGATGAACCTACAATTCCAAGTTTCTTTCCATAAGGTATTATAGCTGATATGCCCCTGAGCACTTCTTTCTCGTCATCAAAGGAAAAGTGAACGTCTTTAAGTGTAATATCGAAGGAGTATGGATTACATGCAGACCTTTCTGAGGACTCCCCTATTTCGAGTATTCCCCATATCCTGTTCAGAACTGGAATTGCCCTTTGATATGCGCTCCATAGAAACGCAAAGCGCTCTATGGGGTAGTAAACTTTTCCTAGATATGAGAAGACAGCAATGACGACGGAGAGTGGGGCCATTTCCTTCTTAACAAGCAGAAGGCCTGCAAGAAGTATGGTCAAAGGCAAGATAGTTGAGAGGTATGACTGGAGACCATAGTTTGCCGTTTGATAGAACGCCATCTTCTTTGTCGCCTCGACCCATTCATCGAGATTTTTGGATATCCTAGAGATGAGATACTCAAAGGCGTTCAGAGCTTTGGCATCCAGCCTGCCATCAAGTCCTTCCTTGAAAGCGGTAACTGTCTTTGAGTATTTTTCCCTCTCATTTGATGAAGCAATCTTCAATCTATGGACAAATGCCCTCATGGAGAAGCCATATATCGGCATTGTGATGAGTGTGAGTAATCCCAGATAAACGTTGAGCTTGAAGACGACAAAAACGGCCATAGCGAGAGAAAATCCCTCAATTATTACAGCAGGTATAAGAGACATTCCAAGTCTGCCTACTATTTCGGTATCTGATTGAATCCGCGAAAGGGCATCCCCAGGTTTTATGTTTTCTGCGTATAGGGTTGAGATAAAAAGCCTTCTCTTCAGCCATGCTGCAGCTTTGGTCTCGGCAAAGTTGCTTATGAAACCAGCATAGAGGTATATTACAGTAGAAAGTGTGTAAAGACCAAGTATAATCCCTATCTCCCTAAGTATCTGGGAAAGTGTTAACATTTCAAGCTCATCCAAGAGGTTCCTTAAGTAAAATGGAACCATGGCAGAAAGAATCGTTGATATAACTCCCAGTACAACGAGCAGGAGTATGTATTTCTTGTGTGCTCTCCCAATCTCCATGAGTTTTCGGAAGTTCTCACCCAACTATATTCCCCCCGAGGGTTTCTATGACTTTCTTCATATCCCTAGTAGCAACATTGTATAGTATGTGCTCAAATGTCCTCTCATAGGCCCTAGGATACTTAAGAACGTAGGTACCCTTCACTTTTTCTTTTAAATGGATTCTACAAAAATCACCAAGATTGCTAAACCAAGCGTCATGCAATTTCAGCTTTGACATAGTAAAATGTTCTGTTACCTTGGATATCCTCTCTTTTAAGAGTTTTGTGAAATCTTTGTCTCTTATATTTCCTAAATAAAATCGCCTGTCTAAGTACGTTTGATGGCATGGATACACATCTCCATCGTAAAATACAGTTATCCTCAGAGGCATCTCGGAACATATGTACGTTTTCACATGATATTCTGGATCGAGAATCTCCCTAAGGATTCTACATACGCCCATTTCTTTTATTGGTATACCCTCTTCCCATTTGTCAAACAGATAATCCACTAGTTCCTTCAAGAATTCCTCAATTTCCGCTTCTTTTAATGCATATTTATCCCTAATAATGTTATTTTGAAATTGCACTGGCGGAAGAACATACCCAACTATAAATGTCTTTGAATATTTACTCAAATGAGACAATATGTCACGTATGGAATATTTCTGAATGTAATTTCTGGCATATGTTACTTCTAATGCTAGTTTGATACCCCTCTCATTTAGCAGTTCTAGTCCTTTTATAATATCTGCGTATGTGCCTTTCCCATTTTTATACTTCCTATTCAGGTCGTTTACTACTTGGGGACCATCAACGCTGACCGTTACTTCAAAGTCATACTGGGTAAAAAAATCAGCAATTCGCCTATTAATTAACGTTCCGTTAGTTACAATACCATATCTAAACTTGTATCCATTGATGTCAGCATATTCCACCAACTTCTCTATTGAATCGAAGTTTAATAATGGCTCGCCACCATAAAACTGAACAGTGCCCACTCCTAGTTCATTTGCTATGTCTAGGGCTCTTTTCCCTAGTTCTATTTTAAGTATACCTGGCTTTGTGTATGTACCCTCAAATGCGTAGCAATATGCGCATTTCATATTACAGGTTTGAGAGACCATTAAAACCATCATGTTTGGATTAATCTCTGCAGGCACTATTATCGGATTTACATTCTCACGTTTTGAATCTAACGTTTTTTGGATTTCCAATAGCATCTGCCTCTCACTTAATGTCAATGGAGCATTCCGTTTAATCTTGTTTATGACCTTAACTTCTTTAGAATCTAAAATTAATAATGTCTTGCTCAGGGGATCAAAGCCCATATACTTGTTTTTTATTTGAAACGTATGAATAAAACCCACCATAGTTATCCCCCGGTTTAGGGTTTAAAAATAAAAAATAACAATAAAATTATAGCGTCATTTTCCAGTTCCAACCTTGTCGCAACAACATGCAAGACCAACACCACCAGCACTTGGGGCAACTGGAGGTAGCTTTGCTTTTAGTTCTACAACTTCCATACTTCGCCACCCCCTTGATTTTTTGCTTCATTGTTGCCTCGGCATACTTATTTAAGTTGTATTTAATACTTAAATCTTTCGTAAACTTTTAGTTAATAACTCAAAGTTAACAAATTTCTAAAAAAAGTAAGTCTCAGAATCCTTACTTTTCGTGAATTCTAATGTTCTTAATAAAGTAAAACTTTGTAAAGTAAACCCTAGTTCCCATTAGATCGTTAGAGTTATAAGCACTTAAGTCTTTTGGTTGATTGGTGGTTGTATTGAGCTTTCAAAGGAAAATCCTGATCATAAAATCCGAAATCTATCCGATAATCAGCAAACACTACCCGAAAAACACTCACAGGGAAATAATCAGCCTCTACGACCTAATAACCTTCGCAATACTAGCACACTTGCACTTTAACGGAGTTTACAAGCACGCTTACAGAGTCCTAATCGAAGAAATGAAGCTGTTCCCCAAAATCAGGTACAACAAACTAACAGAACGCTTGAACAGGCACGAAAAACTCCTGCTCCTAGCGCAGGAAGAATTATTCAAAAAACACGCCAGAGAATACGTTAGAATACTGGACTCAAAGCCCATTCAGACCAAGGAGTTGGCCAGAAAAAACAGGAAGGATAAGGAGGGTTCTTCAGAAGTCATCTCTGAAAAGCCCGCAGTTGGGTTTGTTCCCTCTAAAAAAAGTTTTACTATGGGTACAAGCTGACCTGTTACTCTGATGGAAATTTGCTGGCTTTACTGTCTGTTGATCCGGCGAATAAGCATGATGTGAGTGTTGTCCGGGAAAAGTTCTGGGTGATTGTTGAGGAGTTTTCCGGCTGTTTTCTGTTTTTGGATAAGGGGTATGTTAGCAGGGGGCTCGAGGAGGAATTTCTGAGGTTTGGCGTTGTTTACACGCCAGTAAAGCGGGGGAATCAGATTAGTAATCTGGAGGAGAAGAAGTTTTACAAGTACTTGTCTGACTTTCGCAGGAGGATTGAGACTTTGTTTTCGAAGTTTTCTGAGTTTCTTCTGAAGCCGGGCAGGAATGTTAGTTTGAGGGGGTTGGCTGTTAGGATTTTAGGGGCGATTCTGGCCGTGAATCTGGACAGATTATACAACTTTACAGGTGGTGGGAACTAGGGTTATTACAAACTGAAGCAACGCGGGTGGAGAGAGCGGAAGAGCAAGGAACAGAATTCCCACAAGTACCAGGAATAAAGACACTAGAATAACTACCAAGCTCTCAACTAACACCTTCGCAAGGATGTAACCACTTAAACTGTCCCCCGAAAATGGAGGTTCTCACTATCCCAAACCTAACATCATTAAACGTTGTTGGGCTAACAACAAGGTAAGAGTAGAATATTTGGATTGCAATAACGCCGGGGAGGGCATAAAGAAGGTAACTCACTATTTTTCCATGATATTCAAAGCTCACGGTTCTCGAGAGGGAGAACGCAAAAAACAGAAAATACATTAACGGAGTTATAAACTGGGATATAAATCCCCCCACGGCCTCTTTCTTTAAAGCCAAGTCTCATTCTTCAATCCCCCCAACGAGTTTTATAAATCCATCAAGTAGTGTCTCCTCTTTAACAGGAATCTGGGTGATATCAAACCCAACATCCCGCAAAAACAGGAGAAGCTCATAAAATGCCGATTTATCTTCAAGTTCTACTTTATCATCTCCAATAATTTTCCCTAAGTTGTTTCGTTTTAGGTGATCTGATAACTTTCCAATGAGTTGAGGCGGGAGTTCTTTTTTTT
The Thermococcus sp. 2319x1 DNA segment above includes these coding regions:
- a CDS encoding IS982 family transposase (programmed frameshift), with the protein product MVVLSFQRKILIIKSEIYPIISKHYPKNTHREIISLYDLITFAILAHLHFNGVYKHAYRVLIEEMKLFPKIRYNKLTERLNRHEKLLLLAQEELFKKHAREYVRILDSKPIQTKELARKNRKDKEGSSEVISEKPAVGFVPSKKFYYGYKLTCYSDGNLLALLSVDPANKHDVSVVREKFWVIVEEFSGCFLFLDKGYVSRGLEEEFLRFGVVYTPVKRGNQISNLEEKKFYKYLSDFRRRIETLFSKFSEFLLKPGRNVSLRGLAVRILGAILAVNLDRLYNFTGGGN
- a CDS encoding radical SAM protein, with the protein product MVGFIHTFQIKNKYMGFDPLSKTLLILDSKEVKVINKIKRNAPLTLSERQMLLEIQKTLDSKRENVNPIIVPAEINPNMMVLMVSQTCNMKCAYCYAFEGTYTKPGILKIELGKRALDIANELGVGTVQFYGGEPLLNFDSIEKLVEYADINGYKFRYGIVTNGTLINRRIADFFTQYDFEVTVSVDGPQVVNDLNRKYKNGKGTYADIIKGLELLNERGIKLALEVTYARNYIQKYSIRDILSHLSKYSKTFIVGYVLPPVQFQNNIIRDKYALKEAEIEEFLKELVDYLFDKWEEGIPIKEMGVCRILREILDPEYHVKTYICSEMPLRITVFYDGDVYPCHQTYLDRRFYLGNIRDKDFTKLLKERISKVTEHFTMSKLKLHDAWFSNLGDFCRIHLKEKVKGTYVLKYPRAYERTFEHILYNVATRDMKKVIETLGGNIVG
- a CDS encoding flavodoxin family protein: MKLIALCCSSRKEGNTSKAISLLLEKLSTNWQKEIIHLYDFDIKACGELCSAECLRENACKVDALDERVKLFEVLKSADVIVIGTPTYNMDVPSKLKALLERDFLENYLKNKVVALLIVSNLGGVKALCTLTSSLILDAQAIIAGAVIVPGYQKKKGKP
- a CDS encoding ABC transporter ATP-binding protein; the encoded protein is MGENFRKLMEIGRAHKKYILLLVVLGVISTILSAMVPFYLRNLLDELEMLTLSQILREIGIILGLYTLSTVIYLYAGFISNFAETKAAAWLKRRLFISTLYAENIKPGDALSRIQSDTEIVGRLGMSLIPAVIIEGFSLAMAVFVVFKLNVYLGLLTLITMPIYGFSMRAFVHRLKIASSNEREKYSKTVTAFKEGLDGRLDAKALNAFEYLISRISKNLDEWVEATKKMAFYQTANYGLQSYLSTILPLTILLAGLLLVKKEMAPLSVVIAVFSYLGKVYYPIERFAFLWSAYQRAIPVLNRIWGILEIGESSERSACNPYSFDITLKDVHFSFDDEKEVLRGISAIIPYGKKLGIVGSSGVGKTTLAMLLAGILSPTKGTVSIGGCHPSSILGNSLIYIPSSPHLFTGTVKENIALGMNVNDNDIAKLLELVELGGIDMNTLIEEGGKNLSLGQKQRIALARALVRRPKILILDEATSGIDSETEAKILERLKMMDMTVVVISHRLSTVREMEEIWVLDGGMVTCRGRHNELLQSCQRYRELFREQQKG